GGACGACCAGGTCCGGGTTCAGCCTCTCGTTGATGGTCCTGATGGCGTTCTCGAGGACCTTGCGCCGGAAGTAGGCCCTGTCAGAGACGTTGCTCTCGCTGACCTGCACCACCCTGAGGAGTCTCTTCCCCCTTGGGACGAAGAGCTTGGGCCTAACCGGACGGTGCTCCCTGCGCTCCACTTCCCGGGTGACGCGCCTCACCTCTACCTCCACCCTTCCGTCGTCGTGCAGGGTTATGACGTTGTAGCTGTTCACGTCGCCCCTTCTCGTTTTCCTGCAGGAGGCGCAGCCGGCGTTGTCCACCACCAGGTCCTCCACCCGGTAAACGTTCGGCACGTGCTTGTGGCCGCAGGTGTAGAGGGTAACCCCGTGCCTCAGGAGGAGGTCGAGAACATCGCCGGCGTTGTAGAGGACGTTCCTCTCCCTGCCGGTGTCGGGGAGGGGGATCAGGTGGTGGTGGGCGGCAACTATCTTGAACCTCCTGTCGGAGTACTCCTCAAGCTTTTCCTTGAGCCAGCGGAACTTGTGGCCACCGACGCGCCCGTCGCTGAGGTCCGGGATCGTGGAGTCCACCCACACCACCACGCCACCCTCGAACTCGAAGACCCCGTTCAGCGGGCCGATGAAGCGCTCGAACAGGGCATAGCCGACGTTCCTGACGTCGTGGTTCCCCGGGACGACAACGAGGGGCTTCCTGATCTTCCTCAGCTCGTAGCTCGCCCTCTCGTACTCCTCGCGGAGGCCGTTGTTGGTCACGTCCCCCGTGTGAATGACGAAGTCAAAGTCGCCGCGGTTTATCTCGTTCACTATGAGGTCGTAGGCGTAACCCTTGTATGCGCTCTCCCCCGTTACGTGGGTGTCACTTATGTGGGCTATCCTTATCATGGCCATCACTCGGCCGCTATGGCCGTCTCAAGCTTTCTCCGGCTCGCCGCGAGGAGATCGCTCAGGCTGAATATCCCCACGATCTCCCCGCCCTCCTCCACGAGCACGTGCTTGATGCCCTTCTTGGCCATCAGGTCCAGGACCTCCCGGAGGGGGGTGTTCGAGTCCACAGTTATCAGCTCGTCGCTCATTATCTCCCTCACCGGCGTGGTGTTCGGGAGCCCGGGGATTACCACGCGCCTTATCACGTCGCTCTTCGTGAAGAAACCCACTACCCTCCCGGAGTCAACGACGACGAGGGAGCCTATGTCGAACTCCACCATCACCTCGCAGGCCCTCTTCACGCTGTCCTCGGGCTCTACCCCGATGAGCTTTCGGGTCATGTAGACCTTCACGGGGGCCTTCATCTCCATGGGATCACCGGATTGACTTGGGG
This Thermococcus cleftensis DNA region includes the following protein-coding sequences:
- a CDS encoding metallophosphoesterase family protein codes for the protein MIRIAHISDTHVTGESAYKGYAYDLIVNEINRGDFDFVIHTGDVTNNGLREEYERASYELRKIRKPLVVVPGNHDVRNVGYALFERFIGPLNGVFEFEGGVVVWVDSTIPDLSDGRVGGHKFRWLKEKLEEYSDRRFKIVAAHHHLIPLPDTGRERNVLYNAGDVLDLLLRHGVTLYTCGHKHVPNVYRVEDLVVDNAGCASCRKTRRGDVNSYNVITLHDDGRVEVEVRRVTREVERREHRPVRPKLFVPRGKRLLRVVQVSESNVSDRAYFRRKVLENAIRTINERLNPDLVVHCGDVVDMGIERYYERAVEFYEKIRAEKLIVPGHNDITYLGHDLFTEYFGEPEVKEIGDFTFIPVVSAQYETPIGVVGRIGQRGLEKALLENSERFTVVVMHHNIVPIPRSRELGFLEDAGDVLRVLTRAGANLVLTGHGGNAFGVKVEKTPIINAGSISWELHRNPFGNSFNVIDVYRDMVVAFEVQATWGSGRLVGIWKTKGPFTPFRSSP
- a CDS encoding CBS domain-containing protein, encoding MEMKAPVKVYMTRKLIGVEPEDSVKRACEVMVEFDIGSLVVVDSGRVVGFFTKSDVIRRVVIPGLPNTTPVREIMSDELITVDSNTPLREVLDLMAKKGIKHVLVEEGGEIVGIFSLSDLLAASRRKLETAIAAE